A DNA window from Gloeocapsa sp. PCC 73106 contains the following coding sequences:
- a CDS encoding RNA-guided endonuclease TnpB family protein, with translation FGCTRVVWNDALAYCQQTYTNGETYPGFNHLSKKFLTQAKKNETRNWLKDVSSIPLQQSLKDLDTAFHNFFSSCNGTRKGPKLKPPRFKKRKSNQSARFTKSGFKIKQNKVYVAKIGNLKVIWSRPLPSAPSSVTFIKDAADRYFLSFVVEINPAKLPENTESVGIDLGILDFATLSNGEKIKAPKPLKARLKRLRKLQRKLSKKQKGSNRRERARKKVARLHAKIKDIRTDFLHKFSTRLIRENQTLVLEDLNTAGMVKNRKLSRAISDLGWRTFRNMLEAKAQMYGREFRIISRWEPTSQRCSNCGEIGGKKELSVREWTCLYCGAHHDRDINAAVNIKVAGGHLETLNGRGGKRKTKPNLAAPDEASTPFKPVQLSLF, from the coding sequence TTTGGTTGTACTCGCGTAGTCTGGAATGATGCTTTAGCCTATTGTCAACAAACCTACACCAATGGCGAAACCTACCCAGGTTTTAATCACCTTTCGAAAAAGTTTCTAACTCAAGCTAAAAAGAATGAAACAAGAAATTGGCTCAAAGATGTTTCATCTATACCTTTACAACAATCCCTAAAAGACTTAGATACCGCTTTTCACAACTTCTTTTCATCCTGTAACGGAACCAGAAAAGGACCAAAACTAAAGCCACCTAGATTTAAGAAAAGAAAATCCAATCAGTCAGCTAGATTCACTAAAAGCGGCTTTAAAATCAAGCAAAACAAGGTTTATGTAGCTAAAATAGGCAATTTAAAGGTAATTTGGTCTAGACCACTCCCATCGGCTCCAAGTAGCGTAACTTTCATTAAAGATGCAGCAGATAGGTATTTCTTAAGTTTTGTGGTAGAGATTAATCCAGCTAAACTCCCAGAAAACACCGAATCAGTAGGTATCGACTTGGGAATACTCGACTTTGCGACACTCAGTAATGGGGAAAAAATTAAAGCCCCAAAACCACTAAAAGCAAGATTAAAGAGACTGAGAAAGCTTCAAAGGAAGTTAAGCAAAAAGCAAAAAGGAAGTAACAGAAGGGAGCGCGCGAGGAAAAAGGTAGCTAGACTACACGCCAAAATAAAAGATATTAGAACAGATTTCCTGCATAAATTCTCTACTAGACTAATTCGTGAAAACCAAACTTTAGTACTAGAAGATTTAAACACAGCAGGAATGGTTAAAAACCGAAAGCTTTCTAGAGCTATATCCGACTTAGGTTGGAGAACATTTAGAAATATGTTGGAAGCTAAAGCCCAGATGTATGGAAGAGAATTTCGAATAATTAGTAGGTGGGAACCAACCAGCCAGAGATGTTCAAACTGTGGGGAAATAGGCGGAAAGAAAGAACTATCAGTAAGAGAATGGACGTGTCTGTATTGTGGTGCACATCATGATAGAGATATTAACGCCGCGGTAAACATCAAAGTCGCCGGGGGACACTTGGAGACTCTAAACGGACGTGGAGGGAAGCGTAAGACCAAGCCAAATTTGGCAGCACCCGATGAAGCGTCAACCCCCTTTAAACCGGTTCAATTGAGCTTGTT